In Gimesia benthica, a single window of DNA contains:
- a CDS encoding M48 family metallopeptidase gives MDFFEHQDKARKNTKVLVIYFVIAVLCIIASVYLASLLIFYGTHAKQQPGAPTPELVLWDPKLFLYVVLGTLGVVLIGSLYKTAALAKGGSAVAESLGGRLLNPNTTHPDERKLRNVIEEMAIAAGVPVPKIYVLDDEKGINAFAAGHAPGDAAIGVTRGCMTLLNRDELQGVIGHEFSHILNGDMRLNLRIMGVIFGILCLAVIGRVLIYSRGGRDRNPLMLLGLALIVIGAIGVFFGRLIQAALSRQREFLADASAVQFTRNPAGLSGALQKIGGVGSQVESAHAGEASHMFFGNGMGKPFLGALATHPPLDERIRAIDPGWDGKFKTAGVSAVEAESSRKAAKPTSSRSPFTTIPGMPGTRAGDGGFATNAVLMGAVLPNVGKPTPLHLRYAEELRNSFSEKVQSAAREPLDAIALVYAMLLSPDDALHVTQLTELGKRAAPGVGEKTAALWPEVAPIDSRARLPLVNLALPALRQLRPDEVEQFSQALQWLIESDGQIEIFEFVLQKIVRRHLASHPGETRPTSIKYHTLKPLVRDCSVVLSALANIGSRKTGEVAKAFQQGAPHLVEKSDGLQLLPREESGLEQLDTALDRFALAAPQIKKNLIEACVQVVGADGSIQEREAELLRAIADTLDCPIPPFVDIAES, from the coding sequence ATGGATTTTTTCGAACATCAGGACAAAGCCAGGAAAAACACGAAAGTGCTGGTGATTTACTTCGTGATCGCCGTCCTGTGCATCATCGCGTCGGTTTATCTCGCCAGTCTGCTGATTTTCTATGGAACCCACGCGAAACAACAGCCCGGCGCCCCGACGCCAGAACTTGTCCTGTGGGATCCCAAGCTTTTCCTCTACGTCGTGCTTGGCACGCTCGGCGTCGTCCTCATTGGTAGCCTCTACAAAACCGCCGCCCTGGCCAAGGGCGGCAGTGCCGTCGCCGAATCACTCGGCGGAAGGCTCCTCAACCCCAACACAACCCATCCCGATGAACGCAAGCTGCGGAACGTGATCGAGGAAATGGCCATCGCCGCCGGCGTGCCCGTCCCCAAGATTTATGTGCTCGACGACGAAAAGGGCATCAACGCCTTTGCTGCGGGTCACGCGCCGGGCGACGCCGCCATCGGCGTCACGCGCGGTTGCATGACCTTGCTCAACCGCGATGAATTGCAGGGCGTCATTGGCCACGAATTCAGTCACATCCTCAATGGCGACATGCGCCTGAATCTCCGCATCATGGGCGTCATCTTCGGCATCCTGTGCCTCGCGGTAATTGGCCGGGTCCTGATCTACTCGCGCGGCGGCCGGGACCGGAATCCGCTGATGCTCCTGGGGCTGGCCCTCATCGTCATTGGCGCGATCGGCGTGTTCTTCGGCCGCCTTATCCAGGCCGCGCTAAGTCGGCAACGGGAATTCCTGGCCGATGCCTCCGCGGTGCAATTCACCCGCAATCCTGCGGGGCTCTCCGGGGCGCTGCAAAAAATCGGCGGCGTCGGTTCGCAGGTTGAATCCGCTCACGCCGGTGAAGCCAGCCACATGTTCTTCGGAAACGGCATGGGTAAACCGTTTCTCGGTGCGCTGGCCACGCACCCTCCACTCGACGAGCGCATCCGTGCCATCGATCCGGGCTGGGACGGGAAATTCAAGACCGCCGGTGTCTCCGCAGTTGAAGCAGAATCTTCACGCAAGGCGGCGAAACCAACGTCCTCAAGATCTCCGTTTACGACGATTCCCGGGATGCCCGGCACACGGGCTGGCGACGGAGGGTTCGCCACCAACGCAGTCCTGATGGGAGCCGTGCTGCCGAACGTTGGCAAGCCAACGCCGCTGCACTTGCGCTACGCCGAGGAGTTGCGGAATTCATTTTCAGAAAAGGTCCAGTCCGCCGCTCGCGAACCGCTCGACGCCATTGCACTTGTTTACGCGATGCTCCTCAGTCCGGACGACGCCTTGCACGTGACGCAACTCACGGAACTTGGCAAGCGAGCCGCGCCAGGAGTAGGCGAAAAAACCGCCGCGCTCTGGCCAGAAGTCGCGCCCATCGACTCGCGCGCCCGTTTGCCGCTCGTGAACCTCGCTTTGCCCGCGCTGCGTCAGCTTCGGCCCGACGAGGTCGAGCAATTCAGCCAGGCGTTGCAATGGCTCATTGAGAGCGACGGGCAGATCGAAATCTTTGAGTTCGTCCTTCAGAAAATTGTCCGCCGCCACCTCGCGTCGCATCCGGGCGAAACCCGTCCGACCTCCATTAAATACCACACACTTAAACCGCTCGTACGGGATTGCAGTGTCGTGCTCTCCGCGCTGGCGAACATCGGCAGTCGCAAAACCGGCGAAGTCGCAAAAGCATTCCAGCAGGGCGCGCCTCATCTGGTGGAGAAATCCGACGGGCTGCAACTCCTGCCGCGCGAAGAATCCGGGCTGGAACAACTGGATACCGCGCTTGACCGCTTCGCGTTGGCCGCTCCGCAGATCAAAAAGAATTTAATCGAAGCCTGCGTGCAGGTCGTCGGCGCGGACGGTTCGATCCAGGAACGCGAAGCCGAATTGCTTCGCGCCATCGCCGACACGCTGGATTGCCCGATCCCGCCGTTTGTGGACATTGCCGAAAGCTAA
- a CDS encoding LemA family protein: MKTSLIILIVLAVLALIAVMFVVSIYNKLVALRNRFKNAYAQIDVQLKRRYDLIPNLVETAKGYIKHERDTLEAVIAARNAASSANTDAAANPGDPAAMKQLASAEGTLTGTLGRLFALSEAYPDLKANTTMLSLMEEMTSTENKVSFSRQAYNDSVMFYNTQREVFPSSLIAGTFHFTAAELFVIEQPEQREAPKVSFS, from the coding sequence ATGAAAACATCCCTAATCATCCTCATAGTGCTGGCTGTGCTGGCACTGATTGCCGTGATGTTCGTCGTCAGCATCTACAACAAACTCGTCGCGCTACGTAACCGTTTCAAAAACGCCTACGCGCAAATTGACGTGCAGCTCAAGCGGCGCTACGACCTGATTCCAAATCTGGTCGAGACCGCGAAGGGTTACATTAAACACGAGCGCGACACGCTCGAAGCCGTCATCGCGGCGCGCAATGCCGCATCGTCCGCCAACACCGACGCCGCCGCCAATCCCGGCGATCCGGCAGCCATGAAGCAACTCGCCAGCGCTGAAGGCACGCTCACCGGCACGCTCGGCCGCCTGTTTGCGCTCTCCGAGGCATATCCCGACCTCAAAGCAAACACGACCATGCTGAGCCTGATGGAGGAAATGACCTCGACTGAGAACAAAGTCTCCTTCTCCCGGCAGGCATATAACGACTCGGTGATGTTCTACAACACGCAGCGGGAAGTTTTTCCCAGCAGTCTCATCGCTGGCACGTTCCACTTTACCGCCGCCGAGCTGTTTGTCATCGAGCAGCCGGAACAACGGGAGGCACCAAAGGTGTCGTTCTCTTGA
- a CDS encoding DUF302 domain-containing protein, with translation MLIKLSTDITVIDAAAALQAAVQANHFGVMQVHNLKETMTKKGVEFDRECLIFEVCQPQQAKKVLDENMSVSTALPCRISIYEEGGKTILATLKPTTLLAMFNTPQLKDVA, from the coding sequence ATGCTGATCAAGTTATCCACTGACATAACTGTGATTGATGCGGCGGCGGCCTTGCAGGCTGCCGTCCAAGCCAATCACTTTGGCGTCATGCAGGTGCATAACCTTAAAGAGACCATGACGAAGAAAGGCGTAGAGTTTGATCGTGAATGTCTGATCTTCGAGGTTTGTCAGCCGCAACAAGCGAAGAAGGTCCTCGATGAAAACATGAGCGTCTCCACCGCACTGCCCTGCCGGATCTCCATTTACGAGGAGGGCGGTAAAACCATCCTGGCGACCTTGAAGCCCACCACCCTGCTGGCGATGTTTAACACGCCGCAACTCAAAGACGTGGCGTAG